A stretch of DNA from Deltaproteobacteria bacterium:
TCGTCAACTCCTTAATCACTTCGGGCTCTCCTGGGATGGTTACCGCAGGGTGAGAAAAGGGGTCAAGAAGCGCATTGTGCGCCACATGAAGCAGTTGGGCTGTCGAAGTATGGAGGGATATCTTTCGGCTTTGGATCAAAACCAGGAGGCAAGCCAAGACTGTGAACGCCTGATGACTGTTTCCGTCAGCCGTTTCTTTCGTGACAGGGGGCTTTGGCAAACCCTTGAAAACGAAATAATACCATCAATCATCAGAGATCACGCCGGGACAGTAAGAGTCTGGTCTGCTGGTTGTGCGTGCGGAGAGGAGGTCTATACTCTAAAGATCCTTTGGCAGGCTATTGAGGGTCGTTTCGGGCCTCAACCAGAGCTCGAAATATGGGCAACCGATATGAATCCGGTATACCTCGACAAAGCCCGGGCCGGCGTCTATGCCCGCAGTAGCTTAAAAGAGGTGCCGGAGGCAATACGAGACGTCTATTTCAAGACCATGAAAAAGGGAAAG
This window harbors:
- a CDS encoding protein-glutamate O-methyltransferase CheR, which codes for MDDHQFRQLLNHFGLSWDGYRRVRKGVKKRIVRHMKQLGCRSMEGYLSALDQNQEASQDCERLMTVSVSRFFRDRGLWQTLENEIIPSIIRDHAGTVRVWSAGCACGEEVYTLKILWQAIEGRFGPQPELEIWATDMNPVYLDKARAGVYARSSLKEVPEAIRDVYFKTMKKGKRYAVSQYLKERVIWQLHNLLSDPPGAGFQLIFLRNNLLTYYEEALKAPAFQKVVNALDQGGYLVIGTHEKIPPGVQGLLSLSRHPYVLRKRKKSHNIVLCAR